One genomic region from Pseudomonas hormoni encodes:
- a CDS encoding DUF927 domain-containing protein translates to MRKFFSSEDLSYDVAYAVLLANGTPLDGEILTLACIQSVEFNEGTVIFDLPKTHRDCNRFMPLLRKWCLIFETTTSIFLPFSREHINDNKLLAFLQQAFEGIGLSVDLGRFNSHSEHGQWSVPETGVEPHSHPFDFLKLIESCDIGLIEAMYRHSQLKGFEFSLEKVRLRKKQDVEDVAPCMWIDKVLRDPVTKHYFTRINILSRSGMKYGVISAVIQNTDLQDSKKLTDLVLSVTPSVVDRKLLGALVKELLRDAFDHIDTQVWIRTEGWIRGEDGGIEGCACGQELLLAPGVDPDLFHMDVVAPRLSQIGALSGWNDAVLAPVSQNLTLIGALQLGLAGLMVDSVPGVSSCIFNFFGGAGRGKTLLLSTVASLYGNTGAPGQSKPGQVGKPMIETFGSTQRALQAKGQQTSLGPFLIDEIGSNSYGDLDSYVYETANGSCRTRLASNGDVQESPPKTLFVLTTGEVSIMSLVSRNAKQGIFDRGVDINVGGGDVSFEGEDTDDFAFLPDDIKKALSASISQHYGTVAPAFVRALLVEMKSQSWEQELANRHWELADALPRYVSKDGADRVLWRFALAALAGEVALRNGVFSEQYVDSDDLFNGVLVCAHRWVTTRWNHLFVLADALTSQKRIPLSTPKSGLPLYRHKDQSGGMPTLMIAKEFLEDIFPGSNQVETISKRFKEDDLIFRADSGRNTVGKEPYYHLRTEWLLEHQIEWSEERERFEAIELLEA, encoded by the coding sequence ATGAGGAAGTTTTTTTCAAGTGAAGACTTGAGCTATGACGTCGCTTATGCGGTGCTATTGGCCAATGGAACCCCTCTTGACGGTGAAATACTCACACTCGCGTGTATACAAAGTGTTGAGTTTAATGAAGGTACAGTTATTTTTGATTTGCCAAAAACGCATCGGGATTGCAATCGCTTTATGCCGCTGTTGAGGAAGTGGTGTTTGATCTTTGAAACGACTACTAGCATTTTCTTGCCATTTTCTAGAGAGCATATTAATGACAATAAATTGCTGGCGTTTTTACAGCAGGCCTTCGAAGGAATCGGCTTAAGTGTTGACCTGGGGCGGTTTAACAGTCACTCGGAGCATGGTCAATGGTCGGTGCCTGAGACCGGCGTAGAACCTCATTCACACCCCTTTGACTTTCTGAAGCTCATTGAGTCTTGCGACATAGGTTTGATTGAGGCGATGTATAGACATAGTCAGCTCAAGGGCTTTGAGTTTTCGTTAGAAAAAGTCCGATTACGTAAAAAGCAAGACGTGGAGGATGTTGCGCCGTGTATGTGGATCGATAAAGTATTGCGGGATCCAGTCACGAAGCACTACTTTACGAGGATTAACATTCTGAGCCGTTCAGGGATGAAATATGGCGTGATATCGGCCGTTATCCAAAATACTGACCTTCAAGATTCCAAGAAGTTAACGGACTTGGTACTTTCTGTGACCCCGAGTGTTGTTGACCGAAAATTGTTGGGGGCTCTTGTTAAAGAACTCCTTCGAGATGCTTTTGATCACATTGACACCCAGGTTTGGATACGCACTGAGGGATGGATTCGAGGTGAGGACGGGGGAATTGAGGGCTGTGCTTGTGGGCAGGAGCTGCTGCTGGCTCCTGGGGTTGACCCTGATCTGTTTCACATGGATGTCGTGGCACCGAGGCTTTCGCAGATTGGAGCACTCAGTGGGTGGAATGATGCTGTGCTGGCCCCTGTCAGTCAGAACCTCACACTTATCGGAGCGTTACAACTTGGATTGGCAGGGTTGATGGTCGATTCAGTGCCCGGAGTGTCGTCTTGCATCTTCAACTTCTTCGGAGGAGCAGGTCGGGGAAAGACCTTGTTGCTGTCTACAGTGGCTAGCCTGTATGGCAATACCGGTGCACCGGGGCAAAGTAAACCCGGTCAGGTAGGCAAACCCATGATTGAGACGTTTGGTTCAACACAACGAGCGCTTCAGGCCAAAGGCCAGCAAACGTCCCTTGGACCGTTTTTGATTGATGAAATTGGTAGTAACAGCTACGGCGACCTCGACAGCTATGTCTATGAAACGGCCAATGGCAGTTGCCGTACTCGGCTTGCCAGCAATGGGGATGTGCAAGAGTCGCCGCCTAAAACGTTGTTCGTCCTGACGACCGGTGAAGTATCCATCATGTCGTTGGTCAGCCGTAACGCCAAGCAGGGCATTTTTGATCGAGGTGTGGATATCAATGTCGGGGGTGGCGATGTCAGCTTTGAAGGGGAAGATACAGACGACTTCGCCTTCCTGCCGGACGACATAAAAAAAGCGCTTTCTGCATCTATTTCGCAGCACTACGGTACGGTGGCCCCGGCGTTTGTCCGAGCTCTTTTGGTTGAAATGAAAAGCCAAAGCTGGGAGCAGGAGCTTGCCAACAGGCACTGGGAACTCGCTGACGCATTGCCTCGTTACGTCAGCAAGGACGGTGCGGATCGAGTGTTATGGCGATTTGCGCTTGCAGCGTTGGCAGGGGAAGTGGCCTTGCGAAATGGCGTATTCAGCGAACAGTATGTGGATTCGGATGACCTCTTTAATGGGGTGCTGGTGTGTGCTCATCGCTGGGTCACCACTCGTTGGAATCATCTGTTTGTGCTGGCCGATGCACTAACTTCGCAAAAGCGCATACCGCTCTCCACGCCAAAATCCGGTTTGCCGTTGTATCGCCACAAAGATCAAAGCGGTGGCATGCCCACGTTGATGATTGCCAAAGAGTTTTTGGAAGATATTTTTCCAGGCAGCAATCAAGTTGAAACCATCAGCAAGCGATTCAAGGAAGATGATCTGATTTTTCGTGCTGATAGTGGGCGTAATACTGTAGGTAAGGAGCCGTATTACCACCTCCGAACCGAATGGTTGCTGGAACATCAGATCGAGTGGTCTGAGGAACGGGAGCGTTTCGAGGCAATTGAATTGCTTGAGGCGTGA
- a CDS encoding HTH domain-containing protein, which produces MTGTEKAQRLLGFFIFDSKVTRCVRCCLPWKAFFRRNVSTALVVTTVHTSPVRCRENRARHALSGTDRTMILRRQMAEHDTLAQRLGIILTKFNNGQRLSISSLAEEFNVSERTIQRDLNVRLAYLPLQREGQHYSLDPTYFGRSNTSALFRLWEQVGATALFPDNHPALISQWLGPTASPVFLLSGFNLGSRAST; this is translated from the coding sequence ATGACAGGCACTGAAAAGGCTCAGCGATTGCTGGGCTTTTTTATTTTTGATTCAAAAGTCACGCGGTGCGTGCGGTGTTGCCTGCCGTGGAAAGCATTTTTTCGCCGCAATGTCAGTACCGCACTCGTAGTAACAACAGTGCATACCTCACCCGTTCGATGTCGTGAAAATCGGGCTCGACACGCCCTGTCGGGCACTGACAGGACAATGATTCTCCGACGACAAATGGCCGAGCACGATACGTTAGCCCAGCGCTTGGGCATCATCCTGACCAAGTTCAATAACGGACAGCGCTTATCCATCAGCAGCTTGGCTGAAGAGTTCAACGTCTCCGAGCGCACCATTCAACGGGATTTAAACGTCCGATTGGCTTATCTTCCGTTGCAGCGAGAAGGGCAACATTACTCACTGGATCCGACCTATTTTGGTCGCTCGAACACCTCGGCATTATTTCGCCTGTGGGAGCAGGTCGGTGCCACGGCGTTGTTCCCTGACAATCACCCAGCGCTAATCAGTCAATGGCTCGGGCCGACCGCCTCGCCAGTGTTCCTGCTGTCTGGTTTTAACCTGGGATCGCGCGCATCGACCTAA
- a CDS encoding tyrosine-type recombinase/integrase, which yields MSKLIRLSKRVIDALPPQPTDAKARESEYSDTEVSGLKLLINKQGRKFFYLRYRHAGRQRSMKLGNYGELDVADARLLALKHRAQLSNGIDPQETILESGMTFRRFIDDHYLPHAYASKRSANSDDSKFKTHLFEMFGARPLASISRQEIQRYHDELISRRAPATANRHLALLKRSFNLAILWGYLDTNPATGIRMHTENNQSQRFLSIDEAKRLWTVLSTEQNQIAAKAIKLMLLTGVRREEALKARWEDIDQERLLWNLPITKSGRQRFVMLSEPALAVINELPGTNCGPYLFPGAKPGKPLNNARKCFQRALKVAGLVHLRIHDLRHTFASLAINNGASLYEVQHLLGHASNKTTQRYAHLASENLRVASNRVSDLVTATT from the coding sequence ATGAGCAAGCTCATCCGCCTTTCCAAGCGTGTGATTGACGCACTACCACCGCAACCCACCGATGCCAAAGCCAGGGAGAGTGAGTATTCCGACACCGAAGTTTCAGGCCTTAAACTGCTGATCAACAAACAAGGGCGCAAGTTCTTCTATCTGCGCTACCGACATGCCGGGCGACAGCGAAGCATGAAGCTGGGGAATTATGGAGAGCTGGACGTCGCCGATGCCCGCTTGCTCGCGCTCAAACACAGGGCTCAGCTTTCAAACGGCATTGACCCACAAGAAACCATCCTCGAATCAGGAATGACCTTTCGCCGCTTCATCGATGATCACTACCTGCCCCACGCCTACGCCAGCAAGCGCAGCGCTAACAGTGATGATTCAAAGTTCAAAACCCACCTCTTCGAGATGTTTGGTGCTCGCCCGTTGGCCTCCATCAGTCGACAGGAGATTCAACGGTACCACGACGAATTAATCAGCCGCAGAGCCCCAGCAACAGCAAACCGACATCTCGCCCTTCTCAAACGTAGCTTCAACCTCGCCATCTTATGGGGTTACCTCGATACAAACCCGGCGACCGGCATTCGCATGCACACGGAGAACAACCAATCCCAGCGTTTCCTCAGCATCGATGAGGCCAAGCGGTTGTGGACGGTTCTCAGCACCGAGCAAAACCAGATTGCGGCAAAAGCCATCAAGCTGATGCTGCTCACTGGTGTACGGCGCGAAGAAGCATTAAAGGCGCGATGGGAGGACATTGATCAGGAGCGCCTGTTATGGAACCTACCGATCACCAAGAGCGGGCGCCAACGCTTTGTGATGCTCAGCGAACCGGCATTGGCCGTCATCAACGAATTGCCCGGTACAAATTGCGGCCCTTATCTCTTCCCAGGCGCCAAACCCGGCAAGCCACTCAACAACGCTCGCAAATGCTTTCAGCGAGCGTTGAAAGTCGCGGGGCTGGTTCATCTACGCATTCACGACTTGCGCCACACCTTCGCCTCATTGGCCATCAACAATGGGGCCAGCCTGTATGAAGTCCAGCACCTGCTGGGCCATGCCAGTAACAAAACCACCCAGCGCTATGCCCACCTCGCGTCCGAGAACCTGCGGGTGGCCTCCAATCGGGTCAGTGATCTCGTGACCGCAACCACTTAG
- a CDS encoding Eco57I restriction-modification methylase domain-containing protein encodes MPITQFAHQNGKAFVSSLSKDEQKSLGQFMTPPPIATFMAQRATTGIFSDVVSILEPSAGAGILAAAVVQELLRREERPSRIELTLYEIDTRLKPYLRRLADRLRRAAKDSGVTLSCHIVIGDFLLSALAQSARPEFDVCIANPPYFKLNKADPRAKAHTYAVYGQPNIYGLFQAACASLIKPTGRWCFITPRSWLNGSYFAAVRRHLLHYLHIDALHLFESRQAHFYEDTILQEAVIAWATAQPLRAGEIAFSTSQGVLDLRDAELFAIPTTEVIANDDQMTIAIPVAAGANHAGNDFEEWHDTLATLGLKVSTGPVVPFRSKEFILESFARGAVPLLWMQHVKHTGIRWPIQKKREHILSNAASAWMLLRNTNYVVMRRFSPKEDIRRVTAAPYLAGSLPGEFIGLENHLNYIYRPGGELTRSETIGLAAFLNSTVVDAHFRAVSGSTQVNATELRKLRLPPLESLIAIGNLLPDTPTLAEADHAVTVTLQIRHLLAAV; translated from the coding sequence ATGCCAATCACCCAGTTCGCACACCAAAATGGAAAAGCCTTTGTCTCGTCTCTTAGCAAAGATGAGCAGAAGAGCCTGGGGCAGTTCATGACCCCCCCTCCTATAGCTACGTTCATGGCGCAGCGGGCAACTACCGGGATATTCTCTGATGTCGTTAGCATCCTAGAGCCATCAGCAGGAGCGGGAATACTCGCTGCCGCCGTCGTGCAAGAGCTTCTAAGGCGCGAGGAACGCCCTTCTCGTATAGAGCTGACACTTTACGAGATAGATACACGACTCAAGCCTTATCTGAGGCGCTTGGCTGACCGTCTACGGCGAGCCGCAAAAGACTCGGGCGTGACGCTTTCGTGCCACATCGTAATTGGGGACTTTCTGCTATCTGCTTTAGCGCAATCCGCTAGGCCGGAGTTCGATGTCTGCATAGCTAACCCTCCCTATTTTAAGCTGAACAAGGCGGATCCCAGAGCCAAGGCTCATACCTACGCGGTCTATGGCCAACCAAATATCTACGGGTTGTTCCAAGCAGCTTGCGCCAGCCTAATCAAACCAACAGGGCGCTGGTGTTTCATTACCCCGCGATCCTGGCTCAACGGCTCCTATTTCGCTGCTGTGAGAAGGCATCTACTTCACTACCTTCACATCGATGCCTTGCATCTTTTTGAGAGCCGCCAAGCGCACTTCTACGAGGACACCATCCTACAAGAGGCCGTAATAGCTTGGGCTACGGCTCAACCGTTACGCGCTGGAGAAATTGCCTTCAGTACGAGCCAAGGAGTCTTGGACCTACGTGACGCCGAGCTCTTCGCGATTCCAACCACCGAGGTGATCGCCAACGATGACCAAATGACAATCGCTATTCCGGTGGCAGCGGGGGCAAATCATGCTGGAAATGATTTTGAGGAGTGGCACGACACCTTGGCCACACTCGGACTCAAGGTATCGACTGGTCCAGTAGTCCCATTTCGCTCCAAAGAATTCATTTTGGAATCCTTTGCCAGAGGAGCTGTTCCGTTGCTATGGATGCAGCACGTAAAACATACGGGCATAAGGTGGCCAATACAGAAAAAACGCGAGCACATACTCTCCAATGCGGCTAGCGCTTGGATGCTCCTAAGAAACACCAACTACGTGGTCATGCGACGCTTCAGCCCCAAAGAGGATATCAGGCGGGTGACAGCAGCTCCGTACCTTGCTGGAAGCTTGCCTGGCGAGTTCATTGGCCTAGAAAATCATCTGAATTACATCTACCGCCCCGGAGGAGAGCTCACTCGTTCGGAGACCATAGGACTCGCAGCCTTTCTCAACAGCACCGTAGTAGACGCCCATTTCCGAGCGGTTTCCGGTAGCACGCAAGTGAATGCAACCGAGCTTCGGAAGCTCCGTCTACCACCACTTGAATCGCTTATTGCTATCGGAAATCTGCTACCTGACACGCCGACGCTAGCTGAGGCAGATCACGCCGTTACGGTGACGCTACAGATAAGACACCTCCTAGCTGCGGTATAG
- a CDS encoding tyrosine-type recombinase/integrase — protein sequence MPVTTPAKQHERRDPVVKNLIVTNYSSTNSVTYSIRGTTNGRRRMVLGTSKELSLTQARIKALEAQGAGYNNASLTLSQVFEQYEHSGEYSGKRSMGRERKRYDSVVEPLLGRKAIKAISLADIQAVLASLRPSLSDATKNRYLAMLRSIFRFAVDQDYCEKDPTRSIKLKREVPVKLYEVNNELIDRLGVAVNWLEDRFPRTSCLVEFLLLTGMRLGEALPLTWSDVDFTLKQITLRTTKSGRVRHVPLSEECVEVLDRLADVTADFPKDGWLFPSSFGSSHMTRPVRPWKKACGAAGLPLSLRFHDLRHIFASACVKDGIPLYTVQGLLGHSSIRMTERYSALASSDLLKASCRVSSALALRAGGAQ from the coding sequence ATGCCTGTTACAACGCCAGCAAAACAGCACGAAAGAAGAGATCCTGTTGTAAAAAACTTGATTGTCACTAACTATTCAAGCACCAATAGTGTTACTTACAGCATCCGTGGGACGACTAATGGGCGTCGACGTATGGTGTTAGGGACGTCCAAAGAGCTATCTTTGACTCAGGCCCGTATCAAGGCATTGGAAGCTCAAGGAGCTGGTTACAACAATGCTTCTTTGACCCTTTCCCAGGTCTTCGAGCAGTACGAACATTCCGGCGAGTACAGCGGCAAGCGCAGCATGGGACGTGAGCGTAAACGCTACGATTCGGTGGTTGAACCACTTCTGGGTAGAAAAGCAATCAAAGCCATCAGCCTAGCGGATATTCAAGCCGTTTTGGCATCGCTTCGCCCATCACTAAGTGATGCGACTAAGAACCGTTATTTGGCCATGCTGCGCTCCATCTTTCGGTTTGCGGTGGACCAGGACTATTGCGAGAAAGATCCCACCCGCAGCATAAAACTGAAGCGCGAGGTGCCGGTTAAGCTGTATGAGGTCAACAATGAGCTCATTGATCGCCTCGGCGTAGCGGTTAACTGGCTGGAAGACCGTTTTCCTCGGACCTCCTGCCTCGTGGAGTTTCTTTTACTAACGGGGATGCGCTTGGGGGAGGCACTACCCCTGACGTGGTCGGATGTCGATTTCACGCTAAAGCAAATCACCTTGAGGACGACCAAAAGTGGTCGTGTCAGGCACGTGCCCCTCAGCGAAGAATGCGTTGAAGTCCTTGATAGGCTTGCCGACGTTACCGCTGACTTTCCTAAAGATGGCTGGCTGTTTCCTTCGTCATTTGGCTCGTCGCACATGACCCGGCCAGTGCGCCCTTGGAAAAAAGCGTGTGGGGCGGCAGGACTCCCCTTGTCGTTACGCTTCCATGATTTGCGCCATATCTTTGCCTCGGCCTGCGTCAAGGATGGTATCCCGCTGTACACCGTGCAAGGGTTGCTCGGTCACTCCTCGATCAGAATGACGGAGCGTTATTCCGCCTTGGCGTCTTCAGATTTGTTGAAGGCCAGTTGCCGTGTTTCAAGTGCCCTTGCCCTACGTGCTGGGGGTGCGCAATGA
- a CDS encoding uracil-DNA glycosylase family protein, with the protein MKCQSGGDKTERLSYETVGTCADTHLFSEIETIRPRFLLALGGEAYNYLMLPVIRARHGLPVGKLYHPSWSNMRGGEARYIDEELSKLRKQYQDAL; encoded by the coding sequence GTGAAATGCCAGTCTGGCGGCGACAAGACTGAGCGCTTGTCCTATGAGACGGTGGGGACCTGTGCGGACACACACCTGTTTTCCGAAATCGAGACGATCCGACCACGGTTCCTGCTGGCCTTGGGCGGAGAGGCATACAACTACCTTATGTTGCCTGTCATCAGGGCCCGCCACGGCCTCCCAGTGGGCAAGCTTTATCATCCGAGTTGGTCGAACATGAGAGGTGGCGAAGCTCGCTATATCGATGAGGAACTCTCGAAACTGCGCAAGCAGTATCAAGACGCCCTATGA
- a CDS encoding BsuBI/PstI family type II restriction endonuclease, with protein MSSLPPFAPLKFVQDRLALVFPETFPDRAILVGDMAAKMVFVCLYGAFTEGMERYFRPSTVIRFGYPQSEKDSDEERLLWISTCHTPGYKAVDQWYADNTREPLRDDLIRNRAIPIGLIVKREGVPTTSPAPIYCLAESFAALFDPSLDDASLTELIGRWQEQNLDPMILKRMRLLRRTGAKEGQIAVTLPTTGTTLRLPPGEASVITRDVCEELLKQIMIEPVVVHISTSERKTFRELSGEAEDIDLHISSSAELPDIVAADTGHKDGLRLIFIEVVHSDGPITELRKESLLKIAADAGIPESHVRMITAFEDRNASPFKKRISEIARGSDIWFRSEPELLVRLEILSKP; from the coding sequence ATGTCCAGCCTACCGCCGTTTGCCCCCCTCAAATTTGTACAAGATCGCCTCGCCTTGGTTTTCCCTGAGACCTTTCCAGACCGCGCAATATTGGTCGGCGACATGGCAGCAAAAATGGTTTTTGTATGCTTGTATGGCGCCTTTACTGAAGGCATGGAGCGTTACTTTCGCCCCTCAACGGTGATTCGGTTTGGGTATCCCCAGTCAGAGAAGGACTCCGATGAGGAACGGCTCCTGTGGATCTCGACTTGCCACACACCAGGGTACAAAGCGGTAGATCAATGGTATGCCGACAACACCCGAGAGCCGCTTCGAGACGACTTAATCAGAAACAGGGCAATACCCATTGGCCTGATCGTAAAACGTGAAGGGGTACCAACGACCTCTCCTGCGCCGATTTACTGCTTAGCAGAGAGCTTTGCAGCACTTTTTGATCCGTCACTTGATGACGCAAGTCTGACCGAACTCATTGGGCGCTGGCAGGAACAGAACCTAGACCCCATGATTCTCAAAAGAATGCGCCTTCTCAGAAGAACTGGAGCCAAAGAAGGTCAAATAGCAGTCACGCTGCCGACCACCGGCACTACTTTACGTTTACCACCCGGTGAGGCTTCTGTAATCACACGCGACGTTTGCGAAGAGCTACTGAAGCAGATCATGATTGAACCTGTAGTTGTTCATATAAGTACATCGGAAAGGAAAACATTCCGGGAGCTTTCTGGTGAGGCGGAGGATATTGATTTGCATATTTCCTCGTCTGCGGAACTACCTGATATTGTGGCTGCTGATACTGGTCACAAAGATGGACTTCGGCTGATATTTATCGAAGTTGTGCACAGCGACGGCCCCATTACTGAGCTGCGCAAAGAGTCTCTACTAAAAATTGCTGCTGATGCAGGAATTCCGGAGAGCCATGTCCGAATGATCACTGCATTTGAAGACCGAAACGCCTCCCCCTTCAAAAAAAGGATCAGTGAAATTGCACGAGGTTCAGACATATGGTTCAGAAGTGAACCAGAACTTCTTGTGAGACTCGAAATTTTAAGCAAACCCTGA